Proteins found in one Methanospirillum hungatei JF-1 genomic segment:
- a CDS encoding ATP-binding protein yields the protein MNYAEIINGSYYFIDKTKYIYDLESVNNPVFLRPRRFGKSLLCSMLHYYYDKKEAGRFQTLFGHTWIGKNPTYTHNTFIVLKYDFSTIPISKNFSEIEHNFNRYCNELLISVQSAYEDILKDFPPVQPEGNASTNLSVWLDKIAITHSIQVYVIIDEYDNFVNQLITTHQDHLYREITSGDSFFRTFFKVLKAGRQTGAISNVFITGVLPITIDDLTSSYNIGKFITLSPTFEHMLGFTKEEVNHLLDRIFHDYSLPSDSRDQVEETIKNQYNGYTFVNPEGEKLYNPTMLMYFLDLLCEQQKIPIDLIDLNLRTDLSWVKRITGSNPKTTGEFVHELTVQDTIQYNRNLLVSKFNMSQFFERNFYPISFFYLGMLTKKDEFRLELPNLSMRAIMVEYFNEINHMDITTDYGAVQEEFGRNPDLHMLFSKYWELYIKKLPEAIFTQVNENFYRTTFYSFCSQILFSWFTWNIERSYPQGRTDLEFVGKYHERFAGLRWIIEFKYYSNTEWKKLKIPLETLDLQEQDTSQILRYGENLKQEYPQARIQMFILYCIGNIGFRIFEITKQHS from the coding sequence ATGAATTATGCAGAAATTATTAATGGCTCCTATTACTTTATCGATAAAACTAAATATATATATGACCTTGAAAGCGTTAACAACCCGGTTTTTTTAAGACCACGAAGATTTGGAAAATCCCTACTCTGCTCAATGCTTCACTATTATTATGATAAAAAGGAAGCAGGGCGTTTCCAAACACTTTTTGGTCACACATGGATTGGAAAAAACCCGACTTATACCCACAATACATTCATTGTCCTCAAATATGATTTTTCAACGATTCCAATCTCAAAAAATTTTTCTGAAATTGAGCATAATTTTAATCGATATTGCAATGAACTCCTCATCAGTGTCCAGTCTGCTTATGAAGATATATTAAAAGACTTTCCACCGGTTCAACCTGAAGGAAACGCCTCCACCAATTTATCTGTATGGTTGGATAAAATAGCCATTACGCATTCAATCCAGGTGTATGTTATTATTGATGAATATGACAATTTCGTAAATCAGCTCATTACGACTCACCAGGACCATCTGTATCGGGAGATAACCTCCGGAGACAGTTTTTTTAGAACATTCTTTAAAGTACTAAAAGCGGGCAGGCAAACGGGAGCTATTTCCAATGTTTTTATCACCGGAGTTCTTCCGATTACCATCGATGACCTGACTTCCAGTTACAATATTGGAAAATTTATCACCTTATCTCCAACCTTTGAACATATGCTTGGATTTACCAAGGAAGAGGTAAATCATCTCCTTGACAGGATATTTCACGATTATTCCCTTCCTTCTGATTCGCGAGATCAGGTAGAAGAGACAATAAAAAACCAATATAACGGATATACCTTTGTGAATCCCGAAGGAGAAAAATTGTATAATCCTACCATGCTCATGTATTTTCTAGATCTCCTATGTGAGCAACAGAAGATCCCAATAGACCTTATCGATTTGAACCTCCGAACTGATTTATCCTGGGTAAAAAGAATTACTGGTAGTAACCCGAAAACGACCGGGGAATTTGTCCATGAACTGACGGTGCAGGACACTATCCAGTATAACAGAAATCTCCTCGTATCTAAGTTTAATATGAGTCAGTTCTTTGAACGGAACTTTTACCCGATCTCATTCTTTTATCTTGGAATGCTGACAAAAAAAGATGAATTCAGATTAGAATTGCCTAATCTTTCAATGCGGGCCATCATGGTTGAATATTTCAATGAGATAAACCATATGGATATAACAACAGATTATGGAGCAGTGCAGGAGGAGTTTGGAAGGAATCCGGATCTTCACATGCTCTTTTCCAAATACTGGGAACTCTATATTAAGAAACTTCCCGAAGCAATATTTACCCAGGTGAATGAAAATTTTTACCGGACAACTTTTTATTCGTTCTGCAGCCAGATCCTCTTTTCATGGTTTACCTGGAATATTGAGCGTTCATATCCACAGGGAAGAACAGATCTCGAATTCGTAGGGAAATATCATGAGCGGTTTGCTGGCCTCAGATGGATTATTGAATTCAAATACTATTCCAATACTGAATGGAAAAAACTGAAAATCCCACTAGAAACATTGGATCTTCAGGAACAGGATACATCGCAGATCCTTAGATATGGAGAAAACCTGAAACAGGAATATCCACAAGCCAGAATTCAGATGTTTATTCTATACTGCATAGGCAACATTGGTTTTCGTATATTTGAAATTACAAAACAGCATTCGTGA
- a CDS encoding PKD domain-containing protein, whose amino-acid sequence MNQANMTLVVSDNFSQDNLAYGDFLYLFDTTTASAGDSVNTRHWNITVTEPTAYSGSRDSYIPNPVFGPFLNETSIIVNLTLTNATSVSYNGTDVYQVIDGRKWIRPSYSVTADFRNKTATNPIGTIRFNDTSEELLFPMAEITDWWWKVTDNSGVPQNTSGWDNFTVNMTDTDYYQVNLTVRNSQGNLASLSGYTGAPEDGNGLIANFAAVPVAGTAPLNVSFIDLSSGEITSWDWDFDFLGIDSTNLHSSYNQNPTHTYKKPGIYSVNLTIYEGSNSKSCLAGDMITVYPPPVYLAVAPTKGEKPLNVTVISRSYGLNASPIYEWDFGNGMVVNTTTPSYVYTYNPGGVNPSQSWNYTIRHTVYSDGVAYPAQNTQNVTIETPAPPRARFAAVPQSGPAPLKVSFVDQSEGKEPFDYIWNFDDGKPNVYDVQNPTVTFETPKVYNVTLYFNASNGADQAYVLVNVTEPVPPVIDFAVAPTKGYNPLNVTVISQCSGLNESPVFEWDFGNGTKRTTTDLSYVYQYKPYSPNPNMVWEYPINLTVYSDGLIYYASKSRNVTVENAPTPKAAFNAYPRIGSRPLEVSFFDQSIGQEPINYEWYFGDNTPKVFEQNPVHVYNETGEFNVTLMIHAKNGNDIINQTGLIRVTDYPIPNVSFSMAPVSGYAPLKVSFIDQTCKQDCSYEYFWQFGEGNTSTKRNPVWEYVTPGNYSVNLTVTDKYGVSGKGNGLVNVTVMQPSGGDDGQLVANFTALSTRGVAPFEAHFIDQSSGNPKGWRWDFSDKNVSFDQSPNHTFFKPGIYNVTLEVYNKTSYSSNITKLDYITAISPIIDAWFSFRYIGDQSTRLVQFFDGSKGVGINSWEWTFGDGTTSTEINPVHLYSSKGIYNVKLLVSNGYAKDIFEYVVYI is encoded by the coding sequence ATGAACCAGGCAAATATGACTCTGGTTGTATCAGATAATTTCTCTCAGGATAATCTGGCATATGGAGATTTTTTATATCTGTTTGATACCACGACTGCAAGTGCCGGTGATTCAGTTAATACGAGACATTGGAATATTACGGTAACAGAACCAACTGCATATAGTGGATCACGTGATTCATATATTCCAAATCCAGTATTCGGTCCGTTTTTAAATGAAACTTCGATTATTGTAAATCTTACGTTAACAAACGCCACATCTGTCAGTTATAATGGAACTGATGTGTACCAGGTTATAGATGGTAGGAAATGGATTAGACCATCATATTCGGTAACCGCTGATTTCCGAAACAAAACAGCAACTAATCCGATAGGGACAATCCGGTTTAATGACACTTCTGAAGAACTCCTGTTTCCGATGGCAGAGATCACCGATTGGTGGTGGAAGGTAACCGATAATTCTGGTGTACCACAAAACACGTCAGGTTGGGATAATTTTACAGTCAATATGACTGATACCGATTATTATCAGGTAAATCTGACCGTGAGGAATAGTCAGGGGAATCTTGCCTCCTTATCTGGGTATACTGGAGCTCCAGAGGATGGAAATGGTCTTATTGCTAATTTTGCTGCAGTACCTGTTGCTGGAACTGCTCCCTTAAATGTGAGTTTTATTGATCTTTCATCTGGGGAAATAACAAGTTGGGATTGGGATTTTGATTTCCTCGGTATTGATTCCACGAATTTACATAGTTCATATAATCAGAATCCCACTCATACCTATAAGAAACCAGGGATTTATTCTGTTAATCTCACAATTTATGAGGGTTCGAACAGTAAATCTTGTCTAGCTGGAGACATGATCACGGTTTATCCTCCTCCGGTTTACCTGGCTGTAGCTCCAACAAAAGGTGAGAAGCCATTGAATGTTACGGTTATTTCACGGTCCTATGGGCTGAATGCATCACCAATATATGAATGGGACTTCGGAAATGGAATGGTAGTTAATACCACAACACCTTCGTACGTGTATACCTATAATCCGGGTGGTGTGAATCCATCTCAATCATGGAATTATACTATTCGTCACACCGTGTATTCTGACGGGGTTGCGTATCCTGCGCAAAATACCCAGAATGTAACTATTGAAACACCTGCTCCACCCAGGGCACGATTTGCAGCGGTTCCACAATCTGGACCAGCCCCGCTGAAAGTATCTTTTGTTGATCAGTCTGAAGGGAAAGAACCATTTGATTATATCTGGAATTTCGACGATGGAAAACCGAATGTGTATGATGTTCAGAATCCTACGGTAACTTTTGAGACGCCGAAAGTCTACAATGTTACGTTATACTTTAATGCATCAAATGGTGCTGATCAGGCGTATGTTCTAGTGAATGTTACTGAACCTGTTCCTCCAGTCATTGATTTCGCCGTCGCGCCGACAAAGGGTTATAACCCTCTGAATGTGACGGTGATATCTCAGTGCAGCGGTCTGAATGAATCCCCTGTTTTTGAGTGGGACTTTGGTAATGGAACAAAAAGGACGACTACTGATTTATCATATGTGTATCAGTACAAGCCATATAGTCCAAATCCGAATATGGTGTGGGAATATCCGATAAATCTTACGGTTTACTCGGATGGGCTGATTTACTATGCATCGAAAAGCAGAAATGTGACTGTGGAAAATGCACCAACTCCAAAAGCTGCATTTAATGCTTATCCCCGAATCGGGTCGAGACCTCTTGAGGTTTCATTCTTTGATCAGTCAATTGGACAGGAACCTATCAATTATGAGTGGTATTTTGGAGATAATACTCCAAAGGTATTTGAGCAGAACCCGGTTCATGTGTACAATGAAACTGGAGAATTTAATGTTACTTTGATGATTCATGCGAAGAATGGGAATGACATAATTAATCAAACTGGTTTAATCCGCGTGACAGATTATCCGATTCCTAATGTATCATTTAGTATGGCTCCTGTGAGTGGATACGCGCCCTTGAAAGTATCCTTCATTGATCAGACTTGTAAACAGGACTGTTCATATGAATATTTCTGGCAGTTTGGTGAAGGAAATACTTCTACGAAAAGGAATCCGGTCTGGGAATATGTGACGCCTGGTAATTATTCTGTAAATCTTACTGTGACGGATAAGTATGGAGTCAGTGGAAAAGGAAATGGTCTGGTGAATGTTACAGTCATGCAGCCTTCTGGTGGGGATGATGGGCAGTTAGTTGCGAATTTTACTGCATTATCCACAAGAGGAGTAGCACCTTTTGAGGCTCATTTTATTGACCAGTCAAGTGGCAATCCAAAAGGTTGGAGATGGGATTTTAGTGATAAAAATGTTTCATTTGATCAAAGTCCAAATCACACTTTTTTCAAACCTGGAATATACAACGTTACCTTAGAGGTATATAATAAGACATCGTATTCATCAAATATTACAAAACTTGATTATATTACTGCAATATCTCCCATAATTGATGCATGGTTTTCATTTCGATATATTGGTGATCAATCAACCCGCCTTGTTCAATTTTTTGATGGTTCAAAAGGAGTTGGAATAAATAGCTGGGAATGGACATTTGGGGATGGAACTACTTCAACAGAGATCAACCCTGTTCATTTATATAGTTCGAAAGGAATTTACAATGTAAAATTGCTAGTATCCAATGGATATGCTAAGGATATTTTTGAGTATGTAGTTTACATTTAA
- a CDS encoding PKD domain-containing protein yields the protein MASSAPINPEYLKYLERVNALNETGEFALGYEPPVISFDHLIGKRPFDSNVQDLYPSSYDLRTFDKLTPIKNQNPWGTCWAFGSLASLESSLKPNQTYDFSEKHVVNRNLWLTGPNTGGNYLKSGGYLVAWMGPVNETTDPYPVDTWNYTSPSGPITKHVQEIYWIPGMANASDLETIKSSIVNNGALISSFYWNPASYNFTHKSYYCPTCSGSNHCINLVGWDDNYNRNNFTTPAPGDGAFLLRNSWGTSWGDQGYGWISYHDPTIGKYNAHIFGSDVNDYSGIYQYDPAGTSSYIGIPSTSIWGGNIFTATADENLTAVGFYTNDVSATYDVRVYKNPTAGGPVGSTILSQKTGTIPMSGYHTISLDTPVFLSVGDIFSIVVHLTNPSYGYPLAVENPASGPIGNTWSANPGEGYVSSDGNSWTDIVTIPGFVNTSICIKGYTNTITPPPVANFTSNVTTGLVPLTVQFTDTSTGSPTSWLWNFGEGNTSSSQNPVHTYTTAGLYTVNLTASNAGGSDTRVAPGYINVTNPVPLPPVASFTSNVTSGDIPLCVQFNDTSTGNPTSFYWTFGDGANTTIRNPIHTYETPGLYTVTLSVANSAGSNLTSKAGYINATSPLPNPFVTGIYPNFTKAGMNVGFNLTGNYFSEGSIVNLTMSGYSNITTFGNLSGSNLTGFFDIPSGTATGMWNVSVNRFGQYSNDNVQFQVLPPVPPVASFIGIPRTGVAPLFVQFADTSTGGPTSWSWSFGDGGLSTDQHPSHTYSGAGLYTVSLNVSNSGGSNVTTAPGYINVTSSVVPPVASFTGSPRSGVAPLSVQFTDTSTGGPTNWTWSFGDGGLSTDQHPSHTYSGAGLYTVSLNVSNSGGSNVTTAPGYINVSSSVVPPVASFTGSPRSGVAPLSVQFTDSSTGNPTTWNWNFGDGLSSTMQHPMHTYAGPGQFTVNLTVSNTAGTDTLTAPDYISVSGPPSHYSINASSGPNGRIDPSGLIIIPAGGNQRFSMISDTGYQVGDVLVDQASVGPVGWYEFRNISTNHTISVNFERIPGQKLVNASANRWSIVYPPGISAYQEGTNCTYITQAKPGAEMKQILIDSVEQNLSEFWTFTNISDDHNIYTYSEPIPDQIHVFFRGAPSTGSAPLGVQFIDESIGTPTSWLWQFGDGEKSYDQNPYHEYQSPGIYTVTLRAYNGKTGGYGVWSDGVIVK from the coding sequence GTGGCATCATCAGCTCCAATTAATCCAGAATACCTGAAGTATTTGGAAAGGGTTAATGCTTTAAATGAGACCGGTGAATTTGCACTTGGCTATGAACCTCCGGTGATTTCATTTGATCATCTGATTGGGAAACGTCCCTTTGATTCAAATGTTCAGGATTTGTATCCTTCATCGTATGATCTCAGAACCTTTGATAAATTAACACCAATTAAAAATCAGAATCCCTGGGGTACCTGCTGGGCATTTGGATCACTTGCATCACTTGAGTCTTCACTGAAACCAAATCAGACTTACGATTTTTCTGAAAAACATGTAGTCAATCGCAATCTCTGGCTCACTGGTCCTAATACCGGAGGGAATTATCTTAAATCCGGAGGTTATCTTGTCGCCTGGATGGGGCCGGTGAATGAGACGACCGACCCGTATCCTGTTGACACATGGAATTATACTTCCCCTTCAGGTCCTATAACGAAACATGTTCAGGAAATTTACTGGATTCCAGGTATGGCTAACGCTTCAGATCTGGAGACAATTAAGAGTTCAATTGTAAACAATGGTGCTTTGATTAGTTCGTTTTACTGGAATCCCGCGTCGTATAATTTCACCCATAAATCATATTACTGTCCGACATGTTCAGGTTCCAACCATTGTATTAATCTGGTAGGTTGGGATGATAATTACAACAGGAATAATTTCACCACTCCTGCGCCTGGTGATGGTGCATTTCTGCTTAGAAACAGTTGGGGTACCAGCTGGGGTGATCAGGGATATGGATGGATATCGTATCATGATCCGACAATTGGGAAATACAATGCCCATATCTTTGGTTCGGATGTGAATGATTATTCGGGTATTTATCAGTATGATCCTGCTGGGACTTCATCGTATATTGGCATTCCCTCAACAAGCATCTGGGGCGGAAATATTTTTACTGCGACGGCAGATGAAAACCTTACCGCAGTTGGTTTTTATACAAATGATGTCTCTGCTACCTACGATGTTCGTGTTTATAAAAATCCAACAGCAGGAGGGCCAGTTGGTTCGACCATTCTTTCACAGAAGACTGGGACAATACCGATGAGTGGGTATCATACAATTAGTCTTGATACACCAGTTTTCCTTTCCGTTGGTGATATCTTTTCAATTGTTGTTCACTTGACAAATCCAAGTTATGGATATCCACTTGCAGTCGAGAATCCTGCTTCTGGGCCTATTGGTAATACATGGTCTGCAAATCCGGGTGAAGGATATGTCAGTTCAGATGGAAATTCCTGGACTGATATAGTAACAATTCCTGGTTTTGTAAATACCAGCATATGCATTAAGGGGTATACCAATACTATAACACCTCCTCCTGTAGCCAATTTCACCTCGAATGTGACAACAGGTCTTGTTCCTCTTACTGTCCAGTTCACCGATACGTCAACAGGCAGTCCCACGTCCTGGCTATGGAACTTTGGTGAAGGAAATACTTCATCAAGCCAGAATCCGGTTCACACGTATACCACTGCAGGTTTGTATACCGTAAACCTGACTGCTTCGAATGCCGGTGGTTCAGATACAAGAGTTGCACCAGGTTATATCAATGTAACAAATCCGGTCCCATTGCCTCCTGTTGCCAGCTTTACCTCAAACGTCACATCTGGAGACATCCCCCTCTGTGTCCAGTTTAATGATACATCTACCGGAAATCCAACGTCGTTTTACTGGACATTTGGAGATGGTGCAAATACTACAATCCGAAACCCGATTCATACCTATGAAACACCCGGCCTGTATACCGTAACCCTCTCCGTCGCAAACTCTGCTGGCTCTAACCTGACGTCAAAAGCGGGTTATATTAATGCAACATCTCCTCTTCCGAATCCATTCGTGACAGGTATCTATCCGAATTTTACAAAGGCTGGAATGAATGTAGGATTTAATCTTACTGGTAATTATTTCAGTGAAGGCTCGATAGTCAACCTTACCATGAGTGGTTATAGTAATATCACTACATTTGGTAATCTGTCAGGAAGCAATCTGACTGGATTTTTTGATATTCCATCTGGTACTGCAACAGGGATGTGGAATGTCAGTGTGAACCGCTTTGGTCAGTATAGTAATGATAATGTTCAGTTTCAAGTGCTGCCACCCGTTCCTCCGGTAGCAAGTTTCATTGGAATTCCACGTACTGGTGTGGCCCCGCTGTTTGTTCAGTTTGCTGATACATCCACTGGCGGTCCGACATCATGGAGCTGGAGTTTTGGCGATGGTGGTCTTTCTACCGATCAGCATCCAAGTCACACATATTCTGGAGCTGGTCTGTATACGGTGAGTCTGAATGTCTCGAACAGTGGCGGTTCCAATGTTACGACTGCTCCTGGTTATATCAACGTGACAAGTTCTGTTGTTCCACCTGTAGCGAGTTTTACTGGCAGTCCCCGTAGCGGTGTTGCCCCGTTATCGGTTCAATTTACTGATACATCCACTGGCGGACCAACCAACTGGACCTGGAGTTTTGGCGACGGTGGTCTTTCTACCGATCAGCATCCAAGCCACACATATTCCGGAGCTGGTCTGTATACGGTGAGTCTGAATGTCTCGAACAGTGGCGGTTCCAATGTTACGACTGCTCCTGGTTATATCAACGTGTCAAGTTCTGTTGTTCCACCTGTAGCGAGTTTTACTGGCAGTCCCCGTAGCGGTGTTGCCCCATTATCGGTTCAGTTCACAGATTCCTCAACTGGTAATCCTACTACATGGAACTGGAACTTTGGCGATGGGCTTTCATCTACGATGCAACACCCAATGCACACCTATGCAGGACCAGGGCAGTTTACCGTCAATCTAACCGTATCGAATACAGCAGGAACTGACACCCTCACAGCACCAGATTATATTTCGGTTTCTGGACCTCCCTCACATTATTCAATTAACGCAAGTTCCGGACCAAACGGGCGAATAGATCCCTCAGGGTTAATAATTATCCCTGCCGGTGGAAATCAGAGATTTTCCATGATTTCGGATACCGGTTATCAGGTCGGTGATGTTCTTGTTGATCAGGCAAGTGTTGGGCCAGTCGGATGGTATGAATTCAGGAATATCAGTACTAATCATACCATTTCGGTCAATTTCGAGAGAATACCTGGACAGAAATTAGTGAATGCTTCGGCAAACCGTTGGAGTATCGTGTATCCTCCAGGTATTTCAGCATACCAGGAAGGAACGAATTGTACATATATTACTCAGGCAAAACCGGGGGCAGAAATGAAACAGATTTTAATTGATTCAGTCGAACAGAATCTTTCAGAATTCTGGACATTTACAAATATTTCTGATGATCATAATATCTACACATATAGCGAACCAATACCTGATCAGATCCATGTATTCTTCAGAGGGGCACCTTCAACTGGATCAGCTCCTCTGGGCGTGCAGTTTATTGATGAATCCATTGGTACCCCTACGTCCTGGCTCTGGCAATTTGGCGATGGTGAAAAATCATACGATCAAAATCCATATCATGAGTACCAGTCACCTGGAATTTACACCGTAACACTTCGTGCATATAATGGAAAGACCGGGGGGTATGGTGTATGGAGCGATGGGGTAATCGTCAAATAA